The following proteins come from a genomic window of Solea solea chromosome 3, fSolSol10.1, whole genome shotgun sequence:
- the tmem229a gene encoding transmembrane protein 229A, with protein sequence MDSRWRDGAHSRTGGAAGGLKSERAPHQDEPSGESADATEPLRELPQWMRLYFYGMHGVTLDVLLSSLHGVVNKRDPKLLGFSSPYLCVMHSLTHFALEKIYSQKRCFRSRPVVFHLVFYPSIYIGLQILIGNISTPTEQVRLVSGTQLAVNYILALYFSQVFHRGMSKLQYQTELPSTPEPEDRGDSRARPRCLPGLVHFLFFGMHGFLDEVLFTSLFNLVEKSDRTLSGHTSLWSFLMYGSCSFVVEKLYLHLHLSRGWGTWRRLPVYVCIIYTWEFTWGLVLRQFGACSWDYSHYPHNFMGLITLLYLPGWVCLSLYQDVLSNVLLKIKSTKTVKDNREVNGELESEKL encoded by the coding sequence ATGGACAGTCGGTGGCGCGACGGCGCTCACAGCCGCACAGGAGGCGCCGCCGGCGGCTTGAAATCGGAGCGAGCGCCCCACCAAGATGAGCCGTCCGGAGAGAGCGCGGACGCGACCGAGCCGCTGCGGGAGCTGCCGCAGTGGATGCGGCTGTACTTCTACGGGATGCACGGCGTGACTCTGGATGTCCTGCTGTCGTCGCTGCACGGGGTTGTGAATAAACGGGACCCCAAATTGCTGGGATTCTCCTCCCCGTATCTTTGCGTCATGCACTCACTGACCCATTTCGCGCTGGAGAAGATTTACTCACAGAAGAGGTGTTTCCGAAGTCGGCCTGTGGTCTTTCATCTCGTCTTCTATCCGTCCATCTACATCGGACTGCAGATCCTGATCGGCAACATCAGCACGCCGACGGAGCAGGTGAGGCTCGTGTCAGGGACGCAGCTGGCTGTGAACTACATCCTGGCTCTCTACTTCAGCCAGGTGTTCCACAGAGGGATGTCAAAGCTTCAGTACCAAACCGAGCTCCCGAGCACACCCGAGCCGGAGGACAGGGGTGACAGCCGGGCCCGTCCTCGGTGTCTCCCGGGCCTTgtgcactttttgtttttcggGATGCACGGCTTCCTGGACGAGGTCCTCTTCACCTCCTTGTTCAACCTGGTGGAGAAGTCGGACCGGACCCTGAGCGGCCACACGTCACTCTGGTCCTTCCTGATGTACGGCAGCTGCAGCTTCGTGGTGGAGAAGCTTTACCTCCACCTGCACCTCAGCAGAGGCTGGGGGACCTGGCGGCGGCTCCCCGTCTACGTCTGCATCATCTACACCTGGGAGTTCACCTGGGGTCTGGTCCTGAGGCAGTTCGGCGCGTGCTCGTGGGACTACTCCCACTATCCCCACAACTTCATGGGCCTCATCACCCTTCTCTACCTGCCCGGCTGGGTCTGCCTCAGTCTGTACCAGGACGTGTTGTCCAACGTCCTGCTGAAGATCAAGTCCACCAAAACTGTGAAGGACAACAGAGAAGTCAATGGAGAGCTGGAGTCCGAGAaactttaa